One window of the Chitinophaga niabensis genome contains the following:
- a CDS encoding ROK family protein: protein MSVLGVDIGGSHITTALIDLESRDLVPGSHHRERVNSNGSAEEIIHSWCEVMRESMHGKHKIGIAMPGPFDYEEGISLIRGLHKYEALYGLPVKAMLAEALGIEKEDIVMHNDAACFLQGELFNGAVKEQRPVIGLTLGTGFGSAIATNGHAEDAGFWNTPFLGSRAEEHFSTRWFIARYEALSGIKEENVKNIAALAATSVAAATVFREFSENLGMFLQQVTPRPAMIVLGGNISHAHAHFLHSLRQQMKDVEIVLSELGEKAALLGAASYWY, encoded by the coding sequence ATGAGCGTATTGGGTGTAGATATAGGAGGCTCGCATATTACCACGGCTTTGATAGACCTGGAAAGCAGGGATCTGGTACCCGGTTCTCATCACCGGGAAAGGGTGAATTCAAATGGCAGTGCTGAAGAGATCATACACAGCTGGTGTGAAGTGATGCGGGAAAGCATGCATGGCAAACATAAGATAGGCATTGCCATGCCGGGGCCGTTTGATTATGAGGAAGGTATTTCCCTGATCAGGGGATTGCATAAATACGAGGCCTTGTATGGCCTGCCAGTGAAAGCCATGTTAGCGGAAGCTTTAGGGATAGAGAAGGAAGATATTGTTATGCACAACGATGCTGCCTGTTTTTTGCAGGGAGAACTTTTTAATGGTGCGGTAAAAGAACAACGTCCCGTGATAGGTCTTACATTGGGTACTGGTTTTGGCTCTGCCATTGCCACTAATGGTCATGCTGAAGATGCCGGTTTCTGGAACACCCCCTTCCTGGGATCAAGAGCAGAAGAGCACTTCAGCACCAGGTGGTTCATTGCCCGCTATGAAGCTTTGAGTGGAATAAAAGAAGAGAATGTAAAGAACATCGCTGCATTGGCCGCTACATCAGTTGCAGCAGCAACCGTGTTCCGGGAATTCAGTGAGAACCTGGGGATGTTCCTGCAACAGGTAACGCCCAGGCCTGCCATGATTGTATTGGGTGGAAATATATCCCATGCACACGCGCATTTCCTGCATAGCCTGCGGCAGCAGATGAAAGATGTGGAGATCGTATTATCCGAACTGGGGGAGAAAGCTGCGCTGCTGGGCGCTGCCAGTTACTGGTATTAG
- a CDS encoding LamG domain-containing protein — MKKILFILLVLFTACKKEDAPSALKNDLVNIIATTKELISKTVEGTELGMTAPGSKVTLQTQVDWATFILQNSGTDTAYANAKKKLLLAIDIFNNNKVKAGVPKFVNGAYFDLGQLKNLVPNVKSFTIECKVKLADLNTDGTASLGSFITADDGTTGILLRYTKAGKVEAYVNGGSWFGVGTGNNAVQVNTWHHISFTFNGTTIKIYIDGVEAATATSATEVTPKTAETAPFFMGMSRNFQFNSADQRAMHGNIKDVRFWKVPLTAAEVMDNKDKVLTGTEANIVALWPFDLNLGLTVKDKTGNFSAAGKNVTWE; from the coding sequence ATGAAAAAGATATTATTTATACTGCTTGTACTGTTCACCGCCTGTAAAAAGGAGGATGCTCCTTCCGCCCTTAAGAACGACCTGGTGAATATCATAGCCACTACAAAGGAACTGATCTCAAAAACGGTGGAAGGAACGGAACTGGGCATGACGGCCCCCGGTTCCAAAGTTACCCTGCAAACGCAGGTGGACTGGGCCACATTCATCCTCCAGAACTCCGGCACGGATACCGCTTATGCCAATGCTAAAAAGAAACTGTTACTGGCGATCGATATCTTCAATAACAACAAAGTAAAGGCCGGTGTACCTAAATTTGTGAACGGCGCTTACTTTGACCTGGGGCAATTGAAGAACCTGGTACCGAATGTGAAGTCCTTCACCATTGAATGTAAAGTAAAACTGGCGGACCTCAATACAGATGGAACTGCCAGCCTGGGCAGTTTTATTACGGCAGATGATGGTACCACGGGTATTCTGCTACGTTATACCAAAGCCGGGAAAGTAGAAGCTTATGTGAATGGCGGTTCCTGGTTTGGTGTGGGTACAGGTAATAACGCAGTACAAGTGAACACATGGCACCATATTTCGTTTACTTTTAACGGCACTACGATTAAGATATACATAGACGGGGTGGAAGCTGCTACCGCTACTTCCGCTACAGAGGTCACGCCTAAAACGGCGGAAACGGCTCCTTTCTTTATGGGGATGTCCCGCAACTTCCAGTTCAATTCAGCAGACCAGCGGGCCATGCATGGAAATATCAAGGATGTACGCTTCTGGAAAGTACCTTTAACTGCCGCAGAAGTAATGGATAATAAGGATAAGGTATTGACAGGGACGGAAGCAAACATTGTGGCGCTGTGGCCATTTGACCTGAACCTTGGATTAACAGTGAAAGATAAAACAGGCAATTTTTCAGCAGCAGGTAAGAACGTTACCTGGGAATAA
- a CDS encoding GntR family transcriptional regulator translates to MKLKINHNSHTPLHIQAEELLRKLIAEEEYQNGKMLPNEVDLSKQLAISRSTLRMALNKLVYEGLLIRKKGVGTKVAEMAVSSKSMNWLSFSQEMAARGIVIKDYEMHLTWVFPDEKIANFFEIGTDKKILKLERLRGKPEWPFVYFISYFHPRVGLTGEEDFRRPLYEIFEKDHSVIATLSKEEISATAADNFIASKLGVDNGSPILFRKRYVFDQGERPIEYNLGYYRADSFVYAVESRR, encoded by the coding sequence ATGAAACTGAAGATCAATCACAATAGCCATACCCCTTTACATATCCAGGCAGAAGAGTTGTTACGCAAGCTGATAGCGGAAGAAGAATACCAGAACGGGAAGATGTTGCCGAATGAAGTAGATCTCTCCAAACAACTGGCTATTTCAAGGTCCACCCTCCGGATGGCACTCAATAAACTGGTGTATGAAGGCCTGCTGATCAGGAAAAAAGGGGTGGGTACTAAAGTGGCTGAAATGGCGGTAAGCTCCAAGTCTATGAACTGGCTGAGCTTTTCGCAGGAAATGGCGGCACGCGGTATTGTGATCAAAGATTATGAAATGCATCTTACCTGGGTGTTCCCGGATGAAAAGATTGCCAACTTCTTTGAAATAGGAACAGATAAAAAAATACTGAAACTGGAAAGGCTCAGGGGTAAACCGGAATGGCCCTTCGTTTACTTCATCTCCTATTTTCATCCCCGCGTTGGATTAACCGGCGAAGAAGATTTCAGGCGCCCGCTGTATGAGATCTTTGAAAAAGATCATTCCGTGATCGCCACTTTATCCAAGGAAGAGATCAGCGCAACTGCTGCAGATAATTTTATTGCATCCAAACTTGGCGTAGACAACGGCAGCCCCATCCTGTTCCGCAAGCGTTATGTATTTGACCAGGGAGAACGCCCTATTGAATATAATCTTGGTTATTACCGGGCAGACAGTTTTGTATATGCTGTAGAAAGCAGGCGCTAA
- a CDS encoding class I mannose-6-phosphate isomerase — translation MLNIKEENRRVAVQPLLPVQLSKHTAGAYDIHPTHTLGRGRIHTDYEGLVEWMLLHQQVCIDGYTGIWWDELYHTLQEEFNRRGITVQWHFAKDALKEDVNALIAPFLGEEGDVWGTRTSLRIHDLFHKDKLAAMQSTHKGLHIIMGTGAALVNDKAPVIYLDLPKNELQYRMRAGVAANLGSNGSNVFAEMYKQAYFVDWVILNEYKQSLLPRIGIFVDTQRGETITWVHKDDLLAGIDQICRDTFRVRPWFEPGAWGGQWMKERIPGLSLEAVNYAWSFEMIVPENGVVFESDGYLLEIPFEWLMYRQHRAILGKHAAIFRYEFPIRFDFLDTFDGGNLSIQCHPSLSYIREHFGENITQDETYYILDCKDDAKVYLGFHENIDPAAFRADLDNSVQFNQPVNIPQYVQAFKASKHALFLIPNGTVHSAGADNLVLEISATPYIFTFKMYDWLRLGLDGEPRAINIEHAFRNLQFGRQGAAVEKELISVPALLEEGKDWQLVHLPTHREHFYDVHRIELDTTVSFKTEGICLVMMLVEGTSISIKTAAGTATVYHYAETFVIPADADVYTITNLGKGRAKVIKAFLKEEHPVFNSLYE, via the coding sequence ATGCTGAACATTAAGGAGGAAAACAGGCGGGTAGCAGTACAACCGCTTTTACCGGTGCAATTGAGCAAACATACTGCAGGAGCATATGATATCCATCCCACCCACACCCTGGGGAGGGGACGTATCCATACGGATTACGAAGGTTTGGTGGAGTGGATGCTCCTGCATCAGCAGGTATGTATAGATGGTTATACCGGTATATGGTGGGATGAATTGTATCATACTTTACAGGAGGAATTTAATCGCAGGGGCATTACCGTACAATGGCATTTTGCAAAGGATGCTTTAAAGGAAGATGTTAACGCGCTCATAGCACCATTCCTCGGTGAAGAAGGAGACGTTTGGGGAACACGCACCAGCCTGCGCATCCATGATCTGTTCCACAAAGATAAACTGGCGGCCATGCAATCAACGCATAAAGGCCTGCATATTATCATGGGCACTGGTGCAGCACTGGTAAATGATAAAGCACCGGTGATCTACCTGGACCTTCCAAAGAATGAATTACAATACCGTATGCGTGCAGGTGTTGCTGCTAACCTGGGGAGTAATGGCAGTAATGTTTTTGCAGAAATGTACAAGCAGGCCTACTTTGTGGATTGGGTGATCCTGAATGAGTATAAACAATCCCTGTTGCCGCGCATCGGCATATTTGTGGATACGCAGCGTGGGGAAACTATTACCTGGGTGCATAAGGATGATCTGCTGGCAGGGATAGACCAGATCTGCCGGGATACCTTCCGGGTGCGCCCATGGTTTGAGCCTGGTGCATGGGGAGGGCAGTGGATGAAAGAAAGGATCCCCGGTCTTTCACTGGAAGCAGTGAACTATGCCTGGTCTTTTGAAATGATCGTACCGGAGAACGGTGTTGTATTTGAAAGTGATGGGTACCTGCTGGAAATACCTTTTGAATGGCTGATGTACCGGCAGCATAGAGCTATCCTCGGTAAACATGCAGCCATCTTCCGTTACGAGTTTCCTATCCGTTTCGACTTCCTGGATACTTTTGATGGCGGAAATCTTTCTATTCAATGCCATCCTTCCTTATCTTACATCCGGGAACACTTTGGCGAAAACATCACACAGGATGAAACGTATTACATCCTGGATTGTAAAGATGATGCAAAAGTTTACCTCGGATTCCATGAAAATATTGATCCTGCTGCCTTCCGGGCAGACCTGGATAATAGCGTGCAATTCAATCAGCCGGTGAACATCCCGCAGTATGTACAGGCTTTCAAAGCCAGCAAACATGCCTTGTTCCTCATACCGAACGGTACGGTGCACAGTGCAGGTGCTGATAACCTGGTATTGGAGATCAGTGCCACGCCTTACATCTTTACATTCAAGATGTACGACTGGCTGCGGCTGGGGCTGGATGGAGAACCAAGGGCCATCAATATTGAACATGCATTCCGTAACCTGCAGTTCGGCAGGCAGGGGGCAGCGGTAGAGAAAGAACTTATTTCCGTGCCGGCTTTACTGGAAGAGGGAAAGGACTGGCAACTGGTACACCTGCCCACACACCGGGAACATTTTTATGATGTACACCGCATTGAGCTGGATACGACTGTTAGCTTTAAAACAGAAGGCATCTGTTTAGTGATGATGCTGGTGGAAGGAACTTCCATCTCCATTAAAACAGCAGCAGGTACAGCAACAGTGTATCATTATGCAGAAACATTTGTGATACCGGCAGATGCGGATGTTTACACCATCACCAACCTGGGTAAGGGCCGTGCTAAAGTGATCAAAGCATTTTTGAAAGAAGAACATCCTGTTTTTAATAGCCTGTATGAATAG
- a CDS encoding DUF1330 domain-containing protein has protein sequence MIYITQLIYVKPGQEAVFDEFENVAIPIVARYNGRMLFRIRPTQENHIMQPVEAPYEIHLATFNSEADFEDFKADKERAKFLHLKDASIEKMLLIKGTTL, from the coding sequence ATGATCTACATCACGCAACTCATTTATGTAAAGCCCGGCCAGGAAGCCGTTTTCGATGAATTTGAAAATGTGGCCATTCCCATTGTGGCCAGGTATAATGGCCGTATGCTCTTCCGGATAAGGCCAACCCAGGAGAACCATATTATGCAACCGGTTGAAGCGCCCTATGAGATACACCTGGCCACATTTAACAGTGAAGCTGATTTTGAGGACTTCAAGGCAGACAAGGAACGCGCAAAGTTCCTGCACCTGAAAGATGCTTCCATTGAAAAGATGCTGCTGATAAAAGGAACTACGTTATAA
- a CDS encoding MFS transporter produces the protein MNRSFLVMTTIVASLGGFLFGFDMAVVSGILPFVREQFGLNALQEGWFVSSALAGCILGVIVSSDLSDRLGRKKLLFIAAFLFLLAAVGCALFADLAWLITARILGGVAVGIASTVVPLYLSEIAPDDKRGRLVTYYQLAVTIGILVAYLSNAMLLNYALANAGKSTSWLFVKEPWRGMFGVGAIPAVLFLAGLTQVPESPRWLMREKQTAGSYKELFAPEIKRAILIGILLPLFSQFSGINAIIYYGPSILHDAGITLSNSFISQIIFGAANVFFTIFAIWKVDSLGRRPLYLWGTAGAALSLALTGICFFTGATGLHLLLCVMLFLAFFAFSIGPLKFVIAAEIFPDHIRARALSVSIMVMWLADTLVGQITPILLHEFGTAQTFWFFAAFCVMAFITVYKLLPETKGQSFEEIQRTMRHI, from the coding sequence ATGAATAGATCATTCCTCGTTATGACCACAATAGTGGCCTCCCTGGGAGGTTTCCTGTTTGGGTTTGATATGGCCGTAGTGTCTGGTATTTTACCTTTTGTGCGGGAACAGTTCGGATTGAATGCCCTGCAGGAAGGATGGTTTGTGTCTTCCGCACTGGCAGGTTGCATACTGGGCGTGATTGTTTCCAGCGATCTGAGCGACAGGCTGGGCAGGAAGAAATTATTGTTCATTGCTGCTTTTCTATTTCTGCTGGCTGCCGTTGGTTGTGCATTGTTTGCTGATCTGGCCTGGCTCATCACGGCCCGTATACTGGGTGGTGTGGCAGTAGGGATCGCCTCCACGGTAGTGCCTTTATACCTCTCTGAAATTGCACCGGATGATAAAAGAGGAAGACTTGTTACCTATTATCAACTAGCCGTAACGATAGGCATACTGGTGGCTTATCTCAGCAATGCTATGCTGCTGAACTATGCGCTGGCAAATGCCGGAAAGAGTACCAGCTGGTTATTCGTAAAAGAACCCTGGCGCGGTATGTTTGGTGTAGGTGCAATCCCTGCGGTATTATTCCTGGCAGGTTTAACACAGGTGCCGGAAAGCCCGCGCTGGTTAATGAGAGAAAAACAAACAGCAGGCAGTTATAAAGAACTGTTTGCGCCGGAAATAAAGAGAGCCATCCTGATAGGCATACTGTTACCGCTCTTCTCACAGTTCAGCGGTATCAATGCCATCATTTATTATGGCCCCAGCATTTTGCATGATGCCGGTATCACCCTGAGCAATTCTTTCATCAGCCAGATCATTTTCGGTGCAGCGAATGTGTTCTTCACCATCTTTGCCATCTGGAAAGTGGATAGCCTGGGCAGACGGCCGCTTTATCTCTGGGGTACTGCAGGTGCTGCCCTGAGCCTCGCTTTAACCGGCATCTGTTTTTTTACCGGTGCCACGGGATTACATTTGCTGCTTTGCGTGATGTTATTCCTGGCCTTTTTTGCATTCTCCATTGGTCCGCTGAAATTTGTGATCGCAGCAGAGATCTTCCCGGATCATATCAGGGCAAGGGCATTGTCTGTAAGCATTATGGTGATGTGGCTGGCAGATACGCTGGTAGGGCAGATCACACCTATCCTGCTGCATGAATTCGGTACAGCACAAACCTTCTGGTTTTTTGCCGCCTTCTGCGTGATGGCATTCATTACCGTGTATAAATTATTACCGGAAACAAAAGGACAATCTTTCGAAGAGATACAAAGAACAATGAGGCATATATGA
- a CDS encoding glycoside hydrolase family 38 C-terminal domain-containing protein has translation MTKKSLLLLAGISGFTAVTAQNTFTGIELQPTVAYLKKNGKEARMVRLLFHGGNSYAKATVRMEFNSRLDSVLVPASEKGISLYELPLPGDAVGRETQLSVQVVSAGREYNARCMVAPTQKWKVYLLPHSHVDIGYTNVQAKVMKIHLDNIDEAIKIAKKTEQYPEGARFKWNTEAFWVVDHYLAGADEAKKKAFWEAVKKGWINIDGAYANINTSITDSRQLMQMFHTAVKTAKEHGVEIHTMFQGDVPGASWGLSSQADITGIKYFWGAPNAGDRIGNSFKWRDRPFYWQSPGGQKLLYWQSSPYSIGYSLKGNKIPNFFTVEDPLPFYTGKPSENFLNPFLFNYLAELDQKLFPYNMTILTWAMSDNAPIDPELPDAVKEWNERYASPQLVITSVKDFFHDFEAAYGAKVPVVSGDYTEYWTDGIASAARETGINRNNSDRLLQAEAIWALRNKKAFPARDFDTAWNNVLMFNEHTWGAHNSVSHPEDPKAIAQWSYKQAFALTAQAQSKELLAKAAADASAASGVDVYNTLGQQRTDVVLIPAAQSSAGDLVKDAGGRSVPSQRLSTGELAVLVKQIPAFSKQRFTIHNGKAYVGERASVSTTTLQNKFYTIKLDEKTGHIISLEKAGRNLADSGGLNQYTYLPDAAKEKIQFAGPAKITIKEKGPLVVSLEAVSDAPGAHSLKREVRLTAGVDRVEIINTLDKKAVPAKEGVHFAFPFKVPGAQVRYSIPWGSVAAEEDQLQHANRNWYSVQRWVDVSNKDFGVTWSSLDAPLFEIGTQTSAGLLGGLTRSPKWINYMEQNPAIYSWVMNNLWHTNFRRDQEGVTVFRYALQVHDAYDVAAANQQGFSNHRSLVATPAAGPATESLFFSIDSKAVYVESIKPAAGGKGVVVQLVNTQEQPAVVTLKGKINVWQSNMLEEYKNKLEDRVELPGKGVIMVRVETK, from the coding sequence ATGACTAAGAAAAGTTTGTTGTTGCTGGCAGGGATCAGTGGCTTTACCGCTGTAACTGCGCAGAACACATTCACCGGTATTGAGCTGCAACCTACGGTTGCTTATCTGAAGAAAAACGGAAAGGAAGCCAGGATGGTACGCCTGCTTTTTCATGGCGGTAACAGCTATGCAAAAGCAACGGTACGGATGGAATTTAACAGCAGGCTGGATAGTGTACTGGTGCCTGCCAGTGAAAAGGGCATCAGCTTATATGAACTGCCTTTACCCGGAGACGCGGTGGGCAGGGAAACGCAACTGAGTGTACAGGTAGTATCGGCCGGCAGGGAGTACAACGCACGCTGCATGGTAGCGCCTACGCAGAAATGGAAAGTATACCTGTTGCCGCACTCACATGTGGACATTGGTTATACCAACGTACAGGCAAAGGTGATGAAGATCCACCTGGATAACATTGATGAAGCCATCAAGATTGCGAAGAAAACAGAACAGTACCCTGAAGGCGCGCGTTTTAAATGGAATACAGAGGCTTTCTGGGTAGTGGACCATTACCTGGCAGGTGCAGATGAGGCAAAGAAAAAAGCTTTCTGGGAAGCAGTGAAGAAGGGATGGATCAATATTGATGGGGCCTATGCCAATATCAATACCAGTATCACCGATTCCCGCCAGCTGATGCAGATGTTCCATACCGCAGTGAAAACTGCCAAAGAACATGGCGTGGAAATACATACCATGTTCCAGGGAGATGTACCCGGTGCTTCATGGGGTTTGTCCAGCCAGGCAGATATCACCGGCATCAAATATTTCTGGGGTGCACCCAATGCAGGAGACCGTATCGGTAATTCCTTCAAGTGGCGTGACAGGCCTTTCTACTGGCAATCACCCGGCGGGCAGAAACTCCTTTACTGGCAAAGTTCCCCATACTCTATTGGTTATTCCCTGAAAGGCAACAAGATCCCTAACTTCTTTACAGTAGAAGATCCCTTGCCCTTTTATACCGGCAAACCTTCTGAGAACTTCCTGAATCCTTTCCTCTTTAATTATTTAGCTGAACTGGACCAGAAGTTATTCCCTTATAACATGACCATCCTTACCTGGGCCATGAGTGATAATGCGCCCATCGATCCGGAATTACCGGATGCGGTGAAGGAATGGAATGAAAGATATGCTTCCCCGCAACTGGTGATCACTTCCGTGAAAGATTTCTTTCATGATTTTGAAGCAGCATACGGCGCTAAAGTACCTGTAGTATCAGGAGATTATACGGAGTACTGGACGGATGGAATTGCTTCTGCGGCAAGGGAAACAGGCATCAACCGCAATAACTCAGACAGGTTGCTGCAGGCAGAAGCTATCTGGGCTTTACGTAATAAGAAGGCATTTCCTGCACGTGATTTTGATACGGCCTGGAATAATGTGCTTATGTTCAACGAGCATACCTGGGGCGCACATAACAGTGTATCCCATCCTGAAGATCCTAAAGCCATAGCGCAATGGAGTTATAAGCAGGCTTTTGCCTTAACAGCACAGGCACAATCAAAAGAGCTGCTGGCAAAAGCAGCAGCAGATGCCAGTGCTGCCAGCGGGGTCGATGTATACAATACATTGGGGCAGCAACGTACGGATGTAGTACTGATCCCTGCAGCACAAAGCAGTGCAGGAGATTTAGTGAAAGATGCCGGTGGCAGATCAGTTCCTTCCCAGCGTTTAAGTACAGGAGAACTGGCGGTACTGGTGAAACAGATCCCCGCTTTTTCAAAACAGCGTTTTACTATTCATAACGGTAAGGCCTATGTGGGAGAACGTGCCTCCGTAAGCACCACCACTTTGCAGAATAAATTCTATACCATAAAGCTGGATGAAAAAACCGGGCACATCATCAGCCTGGAAAAAGCAGGGCGTAACCTGGCAGATTCCGGCGGCCTGAATCAATATACTTATCTGCCTGATGCTGCGAAAGAGAAGATCCAGTTCGCAGGGCCGGCAAAGATTACTATAAAAGAGAAAGGTCCTTTAGTGGTAAGTCTTGAAGCTGTGTCTGACGCACCCGGTGCTCATTCGCTGAAGAGGGAAGTGAGATTAACGGCTGGGGTAGACCGTGTAGAGATCATCAACACTTTAGATAAAAAAGCGGTGCCCGCAAAAGAAGGGGTGCACTTTGCATTTCCTTTTAAAGTACCAGGTGCGCAGGTGCGTTACAGTATTCCATGGGGCAGTGTAGCAGCTGAAGAAGATCAGTTGCAGCATGCCAACAGGAACTGGTATTCCGTGCAACGTTGGGTAGATGTATCCAACAAAGACTTTGGCGTTACCTGGTCCAGCCTGGATGCGCCTTTGTTTGAGATAGGCACGCAAACCAGTGCAGGATTACTGGGTGGCCTCACCCGTTCACCTAAGTGGATCAATTACATGGAGCAAAACCCGGCTATATATTCCTGGGTAATGAACAACCTCTGGCATACCAATTTCCGCAGGGACCAGGAAGGCGTGACGGTGTTCCGTTATGCATTGCAGGTACATGATGCATATGATGTAGCGGCTGCCAATCAGCAGGGCTTCAGTAATCACCGTTCTTTAGTGGCCACGCCGGCTGCAGGGCCTGCCACAGAATCACTTTTCTTTTCCATTGACAGTAAAGCAGTATACGTTGAGAGTATTAAACCTGCAGCAGGTGGAAAAGGTGTGGTAGTGCAACTGGTAAATACACAGGAGCAGCCTGCTGTGGTTACCCTTAAAGGCAAGATCAACGTATGGCAAAGCAATATGCTGGAAGAATATAAAAATAAACTGGAAGACCGTGTTGAATTACCGGGCAAGGGTGTCATCATGGTTCGTGTAGAAACTAAATAA
- a CDS encoding RNA polymerase sigma factor — translation MRNKVVDISEPLLQEVSQGSESAFRALFHQYADHLHTYIWQLTRSKELAEEVVQDIFLQIWMARETLCSIRNFRTYLFVIARNHALNALKKIARERKHLDEWELTRYPETEPQDMEASLGLVEQAIAQLPAQQQKAWLLSRKQGKKYQEIAQEMDLSRETVKKYIRYATQSIMQYVVRHPDLLLMALLLSRL, via the coding sequence TTGCGTAATAAGGTTGTAGATATCAGTGAACCACTCTTACAGGAAGTATCACAGGGCAGTGAAAGTGCTTTCCGTGCGCTGTTCCATCAATATGCAGATCACCTTCATACTTACATCTGGCAACTTACCAGGTCAAAGGAACTGGCGGAAGAAGTAGTGCAGGATATCTTCCTCCAGATCTGGATGGCCCGTGAAACCTTATGCAGCATCCGTAATTTCCGTACCTACCTTTTTGTTATTGCCCGTAATCATGCGCTGAATGCCCTGAAAAAGATAGCCAGGGAAAGAAAACACCTGGATGAGTGGGAGCTGACCCGTTATCCTGAAACGGAGCCGCAGGACATGGAGGCCAGCCTGGGCCTTGTAGAGCAGGCGATTGCACAGCTACCTGCCCAACAGCAAAAGGCATGGCTCCTGAGCCGCAAACAGGGCAAAAAGTACCAGGAAATTGCACAGGAAATGGACCTCTCCCGGGAAACGGTTAAAAAATACATCCGGTATGCTACGCAATCTATTATGCAATATGTGGTCAGGCATCCTGATCTGCTGTTGATGGCATTACTTTTAAGCAGGCTCTGA
- a CDS encoding FecR family protein, translating to MNSRLPELFERWMQNQCTPAEKEEFLHLLEEVGPDEMNPLLKDAWDSLKAETMLSTGEKDRMVDRILQQSPAEEIEISRRPRWWAAAAAILVLCIAGGAWYGLQQRSGKGPVVNAPKGSHDVNPGKEGAILTLANGKTIVLDSLGNGLVAKQNGTQVVLNNGSLLYHAEDAEAISYNTITTPRGRKFQLVLPDGTKVWLNAASSLRFPTVFSGKERKVEITGEAFFEVNRNTAQPFIVQINEHADIRVVGTQFNVNAYEDEASIHTTLLEGSVRIRSHEQVRLLSPGQQAQISNSGELSIVEHANLEQVTAWKAGFFNFRGASLPEVMRELARWYDLEVIYEGKIPEQQFEGELPRTLQLSQVTKILTKVDVKFRIEQGRRLIVQP from the coding sequence ATGAATTCAAGACTACCTGAATTATTCGAACGCTGGATGCAAAACCAGTGCACACCCGCAGAAAAGGAAGAGTTCCTGCATCTGCTGGAAGAGGTGGGCCCGGATGAGATGAACCCTTTGTTAAAGGATGCCTGGGATTCGCTAAAAGCGGAAACCATGCTGAGCACCGGGGAAAAAGACCGTATGGTGGACCGTATATTACAGCAATCCCCTGCAGAAGAGATAGAAATTTCCCGCAGACCACGCTGGTGGGCTGCCGCGGCCGCCATATTAGTGCTTTGCATAGCCGGCGGTGCATGGTATGGTTTACAGCAAAGGTCAGGTAAGGGGCCGGTGGTGAATGCACCCAAGGGTTCACACGACGTTAACCCGGGTAAAGAAGGCGCCATCCTCACGCTCGCAAACGGCAAAACCATTGTGCTGGATTCCCTGGGTAACGGGCTTGTAGCAAAACAGAATGGTACACAGGTAGTATTGAATAATGGCAGCCTGCTTTATCATGCGGAAGATGCTGAGGCCATCAGTTACAATACCATCACCACACCCCGTGGCCGTAAGTTTCAGCTGGTATTACCGGATGGAACAAAAGTATGGCTGAATGCGGCTTCCTCCCTTCGTTTCCCCACGGTATTCTCCGGTAAGGAGCGTAAAGTGGAAATAACAGGAGAGGCATTCTTTGAAGTGAACAGGAACACGGCCCAGCCTTTTATTGTACAGATCAATGAACATGCAGATATACGTGTTGTAGGAACACAGTTCAACGTGAATGCTTATGAAGATGAAGCCAGTATTCACACTACTTTGCTGGAAGGGTCTGTGCGCATCCGTTCACATGAGCAGGTCCGTTTATTATCGCCCGGCCAGCAGGCACAGATCAGTAATAGTGGAGAACTCAGCATTGTGGAGCATGCTAACCTGGAACAGGTAACGGCATGGAAAGCAGGTTTCTTTAATTTCCGCGGCGCCAGCCTGCCGGAAGTAATGCGGGAACTGGCCCGCTGGTACGATCTGGAAGTTATTTACGAAGGAAAAATACCAGAGCAGCAGTTTGAGGGAGAACTGCCCAGAACATTACAATTATCACAGGTGACGAAAATATTAACCAAAGTCGACGTTAAATTCAGGATCGAACAGGGGCGCAGGCTCATCGTACAACCGTAA